The Pyrenophora tritici-repentis strain M4 chromosome 3, whole genome shotgun sequence genome has a window encoding:
- a CDS encoding EntF, Non-ribosomal peptide synthetase module protein: MLEEEEVSDGDGSSARVFFPSQVDSQLSERLPSYMVPGVYFSVAQLPMTTSGKTDRKRLREIGATFSAQQLAELRTRSQGPKRQPSTDKEKAMQQLWAQVLNIDADSIGLDDSFFRLGGDSIAAMKLVAEARKQNVHLTVAATFQHPRLVDLAAWAGGVDPAVAQSIVPFSLLNINSDVDTARIQEEVAAGCNIDKDLVEDIYPCSPLQEGLMSLTSKRAGDYIMQSVLELSVSMDESALRAAWEQVVKQSMMLRTRIVQHSRLGLLQVVVAGDIQWMEADHLGTYLAEDKAASMQPGDCLARYAFVKERDGGRRWFVWTMHHALYDGWSLPRILGAVEKAYNGGVLEERPGFNAFVQYLSQQDQEATTNYWQTTLAGCEATMFPPLPPSIHQPVANAMLEHQCPPLPRTMASDTTTSTLIRAAWAIVAGNYTSSDDVVFGATVTGRNAPVAGIEDIVGPAIATVPVRVRLPRDWTVPALLAAVQQQATEMIPYEQTGLQRIAKMGADAQHACGFQTLLIVQPADDGLESDKSLGRWQTKSELQDFTTYALMVQCTLATERVQITASFDPQVIEQWQVQRMLGQLGFVAQQLAEAGGKTTVAEIDTLTPEDRQQLWKWNGEVPPVVERCVHELFVEQARARPDAAAICAWDGEMKYGELDELSSRLAGYLVGLGVGPEAIVPLCFEKSMWTVVAMLAVLKAGGAFAPLDPEHPASRHEEIFRQTGARVVLASAQHSTLCSGGNRTVVVVSEAAMRELPSEASEASTTDKRTTTRTKAQPDNPAYVLFTSGSTGKPKGVVIEHRAILTSCLGHGKAFNLTSDSRFLQFSSYTFDVSIIEIWTMLLVGGCTCVPSESDKKDDLSKAINALDANWAFLTPTVAKLLDPERIPGLQNLILGAELVTDHDWNRWSPYALQITAYGPTECCVLCIFYSGTLGFYTGLLGKSVASVSWVVDPNDHNKLAPLGAVGELLVEGPILARGYLNDAEKTAAAFIDDPAWLLEGCDQHAGRRGRLYKTGDLVHYDADGNLVYVNRKDAQVKVRGQRVELGEIEHHVRECMPEVGRMAVEVIMPGDDKDKATVAVFVEQKEEEVSDGDGSSARVFFPSQVDSQLSERLPSYMVPGVYFSVAQLPMTTSGKTDRKRLREIGATFSAQQLAELRTRSQGPKRQPSTDKEKAMQQLWAQVLNIDADSIGLDDSFFRLGGDSIAAMKLVAEARKQNVHLTVAATFQHPRLVDLAAWAGGVDPAVAQSIVPFSLLNINSDVDTARIQEEVAAGCNIDKDLVEDIYPCSPLQEGLMSLTSKRAGDYIMQSVLELSVSMDESALRAAWEQVVKQSMMLRTRIVQHSRLGLLQVVVAGDIQWMEADHLGTYLAEDKAASMQPGDCLARYAFVKERDGGRRWFVWTMHHALYDGWSLPRILGAVEKAYNGGVLEERPGFNAFVQYLSQQDQEATTNYWQTTLAGCEATMFPPLPPSIHQPVANAMLEHQCPPLPRTMASDTTTSTLIRAAWAIVAGNYTSSDDVVFGATVTGRNAPVAGIEDIVGPAIATVPVRVRLPRDWTVPALLAAVQQQATEMIPYEQTGLQRIAKMGADAQHACGFQTLLIVQPADDGLESDKSLGRWQTKSELQDFTTYALMVQCTLATERVQITASFDPQVIEQWQVQRMLGQLGFVAQQLAEAGGKTTVAEIDTLTPEDRQQLWKWNGEVPPVVERCVHELFVEQARARPDAAAICAWDGEMKYGELDELSSRLAGYLVGLGVGPEAIVPLCFEKSMWTVVAMLAVLKAGGAFAPLDPEHPASRHEEIFRQTGARVVLASAQHSTLCSGGNRTVVVVSEAAMRELPSEASEASTTDKRTTTRTKAQPDNPAYVLFTSGSTGKPKGVVIEHRAILTSCLGHGKAFNLTSDSRFLQFSSYTFDVSITEIWTTLLVGGCTCVPSESDKKDDLSKAINALDANWAYLTSTVAKLLDPERIPGLQNLILGAELVTDHDWNRWSPYARQITAYGPTECCVLCTFYSGTLGFYTGLLGKSVASVSWVVDPNDHHKLAPLGAVGELLVEGPILARGYLNDAEKTAAAFIDDPAWLLEGCDQHAGRRGRLYKTGDLVHYDADGNLVYVNRKDAQVKVRGQRVELGEIEHHVRECMPEVGRMAVEVIMPGDDKDKATVAVFVEQKEEEVSDGDGSSARVFFPSQVDSQLSERLPSYMVPGVYFSVAQLPMTTSGKTDRKRLREIGATFSAQQLAELRTRSQGPKRQPSTDKEKAMQQLWAQVLNIDADSIGLDDSFFRLGGDSITAMQVSSTARSLQISVTTADILEQKTISRLAHRMSRNHFSSNLVMEDPVNRHFSLTPIQELYLRLESTGSACFDQSFFLELSSLTNLESLRAAFKTLVRRHSMLRALFSQTAGGRWQQHISDRGSASFTVDYVRCIDSKDVSEAIRQSRDGLDVQNGPVLAAVLCDQGQRQLLFIAIHHLVIDLVSWRVLLEELEDLLLSRKLPAVPAVPFQAWQALQTEHATKHKCPSGVAQDEVASGESLSYWGIEPDAVKRGSVVSKQFALNEQTTSALLGPCNDVFQTRPVELMLAALAHSFAIAFSDRAPPTIFNESHGREPWDAGIDLSRTVGWFTSMLPIQVPSHTRGDLLEVIRHTKDGMRKFPDNGRSYFASRFADADTSDVFASMFPVEVIFNYQGVYQQLERTDSLFKTLPAPDGCEPASMLEAPRFALFDVSAVVEKGRMHVTVTSDSKAKRQQQVANWIERYEMALVEMATLLQKKHKQWTLSDLPLAFKTYEDLDSFQNDTLAELGVQPEEVEDVFPCLPMQEGILISQSRDPDAYRVSFIFEVIPTQQNQVNCTRLQQAWEAVVRRHSLLRALLVDNVPGSLGTTNVVLKDPQPSISFFRAAGDTATLAMFRAHQDTLAQQDSGLQHRMFICQLDNGKAYLCLDINHAIFDAHSRGVILRDLQSAYSANLNPDSGRFRDVVSYLTQQEQEETHAYWARYLDGVEPCFFSSMAEPQDVCYRDGTVHVPDIDANAVHTFCQTWDITIATIIQTAWALVLSRYTGATTPCFGNLSSRRDLPVEDVANIFGPLITTIACRVQLDEHKTVMDVLRAVQSDYTNSLPHQNISLASVHSMLGLGANALFNTILSLQRIDDTMAVNDSEIDFRGQSGSDPTEYAINIGAGYNRSVMEIEIHYQTRCIDDAQAANLAESLSQAIYGIITKTTSTIGDLQILSKRQQQQLWKWNGEVPPVVERCVHELFVEQARARPDAAAICAWDGEMKYGELDELSSRLAGYLVGLGVGPEAIVPLCFEKSMWTVVAMLAVLKAGGAFAPLDPEHPASRHEEIFRQTGARVVLASAQHSTLCSGGNRTVVVVSEAAMRELPSEASEASTTDKRTTTRTKAQPDNPAYVLFTSGSTGKPKGVVIEHRAILTSCLGHGKAFNLTSDSRFLQFSSYTFDVSIIEIWTTLLVGGCTCVPSESDKKDDLSKAINALDANWAFLTPLLRSFSIQSASRDYKILSSEQNL; this comes from the exons TGGAAGACATCTACCCGTGCTCGCCGCTTCAGGAGGGCCTGATGTCGCTCACGTCAAAGCGGGCGGGTGACTATATTATGCAGAGTGTACTAGAGCTGTCAGTCAGCATGGATGAAAGCGCTCTACGGGCGGCGTGGGAGCAGGTTGTGAAGCAATCGATGATGCTACGCACGCGCATCGTGCAGCACAGCAGGTTGGGCCTTCTGCAGGTGGTGGTAGCAGGCGATATACAGTGGATGGAAGCAGACCATCTGGGAACGTACCTGGCAGAGGACAAAGCGGCGTCTATGCAGCCGGGCGACTGTCTGGCACGCTACGCTTTTGTCAAGGAGAGAGACGGTGGAAGGCGCTGGTTTGtgtggacaatgcaccaCGCTCTCTACGACGGCTGGTCTCTGCCTCGCATCCTGGGCGCTGTAGAGAAAGCATACAATGGTGGTGTTCTTGAAGAGCGGCCAGGCTTTAACGCTTTCGTCCAGTACCTTAGTCAGCAAGATCAGGAGGCCACTACCAACTACTGGCAGACTACACTCGCCGGCTGCGAGGCGACAATGTTCCCGCCACTTCCCCCATCAATACATCAGCCAGTGGCAAATGCAATGTTAGAGCACCAATGCCCGCCGCTCCCCAGGACAATGGCATCCGATACCACTACATCAACGCTGATCCGCGCGGCGTGGGCTATTGTTGCGGGTAACTACACCAGCTCAGACGACGTCGTCTTTGGCGCCACGGTGACGGGCCGCAACGCGCCGGTGGCAGGCATTGAGGATATAGTGGGCCCGGCAATTGCGACGGTGCCTGTGCGGGTGCGTTTACCAAGAGACTGGACCGTACCAGCCCTCCTTGCTGCTGTGCAACAACAGGCAACCGAGATGATCCCATACGAGCAGACAGGATTGCAGCGGATCGCCAAGATGGGAGCGGATGCGCAGCACGCCTGTGGCTTCCAGACGCTGCTGATAGTGCAGCCAGCTGATGACGGTCTAGAGAGCGACAAGTCACTAGGAAGATGGCAGACCAAGTCAGAGCTGCAGGACTTCACGACTTACGCACTGATGGTGCAGTGCACGCTAGCTACGGAGCGAGTGCAGATCACGGCCAGCTTTGATCCACAGGTCATCGAGCAGTGGCAAGTGCAGAGGATGCTGGGCCAGCTTGGCTTCGTCGCGCAGCAGCTGGCGGAAGCCGGTGGCAAGACGACAGTTGCTGAGATTGATACGCTCACTCCCGAGGACAGACAACAGCTGTGGAAGTGGAATGGAGAGGTTCCTCCGGTGGTGGAGCGGTGCGTGCACGAGCTGTTTGTGGAGCAGGCGCGGGCACGACCTGACGCGGCGGCCATCTGCGCGTGGGACGGCGAGATGAAGTACGGCGAGCTGGACGAGCTGTCGTCCAGGCTGGCCGGCTACCTAGTGGGTTTGGGCGTCGGGCCCGAAGCCATTGTTCCTCTGTGCTTCGAGAAGTCGATGTGGACGGTGGTGGCCATGCTGGCAGTGCTCAAGGCTGGCGGCGCCTTCGCTCCCCTGGACCCAGAACACCCAGCAAGTCGGCACGAGGAGATCTTCCGGCAGACTGGCGCCAGAGTGGTGCTTGCTTCGGCACAGCACTCGACGCTCTGCAGCGGCGGCAACCGCACCGTCGTGGTGGTCAGCGAGGCTGCCATGCGTGAGCTGCCCAGCGAGGCCAGCGAGGCCAGCACAACCGACAAAAGGACGACAACTCGCACAAAGGCACAGCCAGACAACCCTGCCTATGTGCTGTTCACGTCTGGGAGCACGGGAAAGCCCAAGGGCGTGGTGATTGAGCACAGGGCAATATTGACCAGCTGCTTGGGTCACGGAAAAGCCTTTAACCTTACAAGCGACTCGCGCTTTCTCCAATTCTCTTCTTACACGTTCGACGTTAGCATTATCGAGATATGGACTATGCTTCTAGTGGGTGGCTGTACTTGCGTCCCATCAGAAAGCGACAAGAAAGATGATCTTTCGAAAGCAATAAATGCTCTGGACGCGAATTGGGCATTCCTCACGCCTACTGTTGCGAAGCTTCTCGATCCAGAGCGCATCCCGGGATTACAAAATCTTATCCTCGGAGCAGAACTTGTAACAGATCACGACTGGAACAGATGGAGCCCTTATGCCCTTCAGATAACTGCATATGGTCCTACTGAGTGTTGCGTTCTTTGCATTTTCTACTCCGGTACTCTTGGCTTTTACACAGGCTTGCTCGGCAAGTCTGTTGCGTCGGTCAGCTGGGTGGTGGACCCCAACGACCACAACAAGCTGGCTCCCCTGGGCGCGGTGGGTGAGCTGCTCGTTGAGGGACCGATCCTGGCGCGCGGCTACCTGAACGACGCAGAGAAGACGGCGGCCGCGTTCATCGACGACCCGGCCTGGCTGCTGGAGGGATGCGACCAGCACGCGGGCCGGCGCGGCCGGCTGTACAAGACCGGCGACCTGGTGCACTACGATGCAGACGGCAATCTAGTGTACGTCAACCGCAAAGATGCGCAGGTCAAGGTACGCGGGCAGCGGGTGGAGCTTGGGGAGATTGAGCACCACGTGCGCGAGTGCATGCCGGAAGTAGGACGTATGGCGGTAGAAGTGATCATGCCGGGAGACGACAAAGACAAGGCGACGGTGGCTGTCTTTGTGGAAcagaaagaggaagaggtttCCGATGGAGACGGCTCCTCTGCACGCGTTTTCTTCCCCTCCCAGGTGGACAGCCAGCTCAGCGAGCGGCTGCCTAGCTACATGGTACCCGGAGTCTACTTTTCAGTCGCGCAGCTTCCCATGACAACGTCGGGTAAGACAGACCGCAAGCGGCTGCGCGAGATTGGGGCTACATTCTCAGCCCAGCAGCTGGCGGAGCTGCGCACGCGCAGCCAGGGACCAAAGCGGCAGCCGTCgacagacaaggagaaggcaatGCAGCAGCTGTGGGCGCAGGTGCTCAACATCGACGCAGACAGCATCGGGCTGGACGACAGCTTCTTCCGCCTGGGCGGCGACTCGATCGCAGCCATGAAGCTGGTGGCCGAGGCACGCAAGCAGAATGTTCACCTTACCGTCGCAGCCACTTTCCAGCATCCCAGGCTCGTCGATTTGGCCGCTTGGGCTGGCGGAGTAGATCCAGCTGTGGCGCAGAGCATTGTGCCCTTCTCCCTTCTGAACATCAACTCCGACGTCGACACAGCACGTATCCAGGAGGAAGTCGCTGCTGGCTGCAACATAGACAAGGACCTGGTGGAAGACATCTACCCGTGCTCGCCGCTTCAGGAGGGCCTGATGTCGCTCACGTCAAAGCGGGCGGGTGACTATATTATGCAGAGTGTACTAGAGCTGTCAGTCAGCATGGATGAAAGCGCTCTACGGGCGGCGTGGGAGCAGGTTGTGAAGCAATCGATGATGCTACGCACGCGCATCGTGCAGCACAGCAGGTTGGGCCTTCTGCAGGTGGTGGTAGCAGGCGATATACAGTGGATGGAAGCAGACCATCTGGGAACGTACCTGGCAGAGGACAAAGCGGCGTCTATGCAGCCGGGCGACTGTCTGGCACGCTACGCTTTTGTCAAGGAGAGAGACGGTGGAAGGCGCTGGTTTGtgtggacaatgcaccaCGCTCTCTACGACGGCTGGTCTCTGCCTCGCATCCTGGGCGCTGTAGAGAAAGCATACAATGGTGGTGTTCTTGAAGAGCGGCCAGGCTTTAACGCTTTCGTCCAGTACCTTAGTCAGCAAGATCAGGAGGCCACTACCAACTACTGGCAGACTACACTCGCCGGCTGCGAGGCGACAATGTTCCCGCCACTTCCCCCATCAATACATCAGCCAGTGGCAAATGCAATGTTAGAGCACCAATGCCCGCCGCTCCCCAGGACAATGGCATCCGATACCACTACATCAACGCTGATCCGCGCGGCGTGGGCTATTGTTGCGGGTAACTACACCAGCTCAGACGACGTCGTCTTTGGCGCCACGGTGACGGGCCGCAACGCGCCGGTGGCAGGCATTGAGGATATAGTGGGCCCGGCAATTGCGACGGTGCCTGTGCGGGTGCGTTTACCAAGAGACTGGACCGTACCAGCCCTCCTTGCTGCTGTGCAACAACAGGCAACCGAGATGATCCCATACGAGCAGACAGGATTGCAGCGGATCGCCAAGATGGGAGCGGATGCGCAGCACGCCTGTGGCTTCCAGACGCTGCTGATAGTGCAGCCAGCTGATGACGGTCTAGAGAGCGACAAGTCACTAGGAAGATGGCAGACCAAGTCAGAGCTGCAGGACTTCACGACTTACGCACTGATGGTGCAGTGCACGCTAGCTACGGAGCGAGTGCAGATCACGGCCAGCTTTGATCCACAGGTCATCGAGCAGTGGCAAGTGCAGAGGATGCTGGGCCAGCTTGGCTTCGTCGCGCAGCAGCTGGCGGAAGCCGGTGGCAAGACGACAGTTGCTGAGATTGATACGCTCACTCCCGAGGACAGACAACAGCTGTGGAAGTGGAATGGAGAGGTTCCTCCGGTGGTGGAGCGGTGCGTGCACGAGCTGTTTGTGGAGCAGGCGCGGGCACGACCTGACGCGGCGGCCATCTGCGCGTGGGACGGCGAGATGAAGTACGGCGAGCTGGACGAGCTGTCGTCCAGGCTGGCCGGCTACCTAGTGGGTTTGGGCGTCGGGCCCGAAGCCATTGTTCCTCTGTGCTTCGAGAAGTCGATGTGGACGGTGGTGGCCATGCTGGCAGTGCTCAAGGCTGGCGGCGCCTTCGCTCCCCTGGACCCAGAACACCCAGCAAGTCGGCACGAGGAGATCTTCCGGCAGACTGGCGCCAGAGTGGTGCTTGCTTCGGCACAGCACTCGACGCTCTGCAGCGGCGGCAACCGCACCGTCGTGGTGGTCAGCGAGGCTGCCATGCGTGAGCTGCCCAGCGAGGCCAGCGAGGCCAGCACAACCGACAAAAGGACGACAACTCGCACAAAGGCACAGCCAGACAACCCTGCCTATGTGCTGTTCACGTCTGGGAGCACGGGAAAGCCCAAGGGCGTGGTGATTGAGCACAGGGCAATATTGACCAGCTGCTTGGGTCACGGAAAAGCCTTTAACCTTACAAGCGACTCGCGCTTTCTCCAATTCTCTTCTTACACGTTCGACGTTAGCATTACCGAGATATGGACTACGCTTCTAGTGGGTGGCTGTACTTGCGTCCCATCAGAAAGCGACAAGAAAGATGATCTTTCGAAAGCAATAAATGCTCTGGACGCGAATTGGGCATACCTCACGTCCACTGTTGCGAAGCTTCTCGATCCAGAGCGCATCCCGGGATTACAAAATCTTATCCTCGGAGCAGAACTTGTAACAGATCACGACTGGAACAGATGGAGCCCTTATGCCCGTCAGATAACTGCATATGGTCCTACTGAGTGTTGCGTTCTTTGCACTTTCTACTCCGGTACTCTTGGCTTTTACACAGGCTTGCTCGGCAAGTCTGTTGCGTCGGTCAGCTGGGTGGTGGACCCCAACGACCACCACAAGCTGGCTCCCCTGGGCGCGGTGGGTGAGCTGCTCGTTGAGGGACCGATCCTGGCGCGCGGCTACCTGAACGACGCAGAGAAGACGGCGGCCGCGTTCATCGACGACCCGGCCTGGCTGCTGGAGGGATGCGACCAGCACGCGGGCCGGCGCGGCCGGCTGTACAAGACCGGCGACCTGGTGCACTACGATGCAGACGGCAATCTAGTGTACGTCAACCGCAAAGATGCGCAGGTCAAGGTACGCGGGCAGCGGGTGGAGCTTGGGGAGATTGAGCACCACGTGCGCGAGTGCATGCCGGAAGTAGGACGTATGGCGGTAGAAGTGATCATGCCGGGAGACGACAAAGACAAGGCGACGGTGGCTGTCTTTGTGGAAcagaaagaggaagaggtttCCGATGGAGACGGCTCCTCTGCACGCGTTTTCTTCCCCTCCCAGGTGGACAGCCAGCTCAGCGAGCGGCTGCCTAGCTACATGGTACCCGGAGTCTACTTTTCAGTCGCGCAGCTTCCCATGACAACGTCGGGTAAGACAGACCGCAAGCGGCTGCGCGAGATTGGGGCTACATTCTCAGCCCAGCAGCTGGCGGAGCTGCGCACGCGCAGCCAGGGACCAAAGCGGCAGCCGTCgacagacaaggagaaggcaatGCAGCAGCTGTGGGCGCAGGTGCTCAACATCGACGCAGACAGCATCGGGCTGGACGACAGCTTCTTCCGCCTGGGCGGCGACTCGATCACAGCCATGCAGGTCTCTTCGACCGCGCGGTCGCTCCAAATCTCAGTCACTACAGCCGATATCCTCGAACAGAAAACCATTTCCCGTTTGGCTCACCGCATGTCGCGGAATCACTTCTCTTCCAATCTTGTGATGGAAGACCCAGTGAACAGGCACTTTAGTCTGACGCCGATTCAGGAGCTATATCTCCGGCTCGAGAGCACTGGCAGCGCTTGCTTTGACCAGAGCTTTTTCCTAGAGCTCAGCAGCTTGACAAACCTCGAATCGCTGCGCGCAGCGTTCAAAACCCTTGTTCGACGGCATTCCATGCTCCGAGCTTTGTTCAGCCAGACGGCTGGAGGTAGGTGGCAGCAACATATATCCGATCGCGGTAGTGCCTCCTTTACGGTGGACTATGTGCGGTGCATCGACAGCAAGGACGTTAGTGAAGCGATCCGACAGAGCCGAGACGGGCTGGATGTACAGAATGGTCCTGTGCTGGCAGCAGTCCTGTGCGATCAGGGTCAGCGCCAACTGCTGTTTATCGCCATTCACCACTTGGTGATCGATCTGGTTTCGTGGCGTGTGCTTCTCGAAGAGTTGGAGGACCTGCTTCTCTCGCGGAAGCTTCCCGCTGTGCCCGCCGTCCCCTTTCAAGCCTGGCAGGCTCTCCAAACGGAACATGCTACCAAGCACAAATGCCCTAGTGGCGTGGCTCAAGACGAGGTGGCTTCTGGGGAGTCACTGTCCTACTGGGGCATAGAACCTGATGCTGTCAAACGCGGGAGTGTGGTATCGAAACAGTTTGCACTCAACGAACAGACAACCTCGGCCCTGCTCGGACCCTGCAACGATGTATTTCAGACGCGTCCTGTGGAGCTTATGCTTGCCGCTCTAGCTCATTCTTTTGCTATTGCCTTCTCCGACCGAGCTCCGCCCACCATCTTTAACGAGAGCCACGGCCGCGAGCCTTGGGATGCCGGCATTGATCTCTCTCGCACTGTGGGATGGTTCACGAGCATGCTCCCCATTCAGGTGCCGAGTCACACCAGAGGCGACCTGCTTGAGGTCATCCGGCACACCAAAGATGGCATGCGCAAGTTCCCTGACAACGGCCGATCCTATTTTGCCTCGCGGTTTGCCGATGCTGACACTTCGGATGTGTTCGCGTCCATGTTCCCTGTGGAAGTAATATTCAATTATCAAGGCGTGTACCAGCAGCTCGAGCGCACAGACTCGCTGTTCAAAACCCTGCCAGCTCCGGACGGATGTGAGCCAGCATCGATGTTAGAGGCCCCGAGGTTCGCTTTGTTCGACGTATCTGCGGTTGTCGAAAAGGGGCGCATGCACGTGACTGTTACAAGCGACAGCAAAGCGAAGCGCCAGCAGCAAGTAGCCAACTGGATCGAGCGCTACGAGATGGCCCTGGTTGAGATGGCGACTCTCCTGCAGAAGAAGCATAAGCAATGGACGCTGAGCGACCTGCCACTCGCGTTCAAAACCTACGAAGATCTGGACAGCTTCCAGAACGATACACTTGCAGAGCTTGGCGTCCAACCTGAAGAGGTCGAGGACGTCTTTCCGTGTCTGCCCATGCAGGAGGGGATCCTCATCAGCCAAAGCAGAGATCCAGATGCATATCGGGTATCGTTTATCTTTGAAGTCATACCGACGCAGCAAAACCAGGTCAATTGCACTCGGCTGCAGCAAGCTTGGGAGGCTGTGGTACGCCGGCATTCGCTATTGCGGGCACTGCTGGTCGATAACGTGCCTGGAAGTTTAGGAACCACGAACGTAGTGCTGAAAGATCCACAACCCAGCATATCATTCTTCCGAGCAGCGGGAGACACAGCAACTCTTGCCATGTTCCGCGCCCACCAGGACACTTTAGCTCAGCAAGACAGTGGCCTGCAGCATCGCATGTTCATTTGCCAGCTTGATAATGGAAAGGCCTATCTATGCCTAGATATTAACCACGCCATCTTTGACGCCCACTCTCGCGGCGTCATCTTGCGCGACTTGCAAAGTGCATACAGTGCCAACCTTAATCCAGACAGCGGGCGGTTCCGAGATGTCGTTTCGTATCTAACCCAACAGGAACAGGAGGAGACGCATGCTTACTGGGCAAGGTACCTTGATGGCGTCGAGCCATGCTTTTTCTCTTCGATGGCAGAGCCTCAAGATGTATGCTACAGAGATGGAACAGTGCATGTGCCTGACATTGACGCAAATGCCGTCCATACATTTTGCCAGACATGGGACATCACCATAGCTACTATCATACAGACAGCATGGGCCCTGGTCCTAAGCCGATACACTGGAGCGACGACCCCGTGCTTTGGAAATCTCTCCTCGAGACGGGACTTGCCGGTCGAGGATGTCGCCAATATCTTTGGCCCGCTTATTACAACGATTGCATGCAGAGTGCAGCTGGATGAACATAAGACTGTGATGGATGTGCTGAGGGCAGTGCAGAGCGACTATACAAACAGCCTGCCGCATCAGAACATCTCTCTCGCGAGCGTGCACAGCATGCTTGGGCTGGGGGCGAACGCTTTGTTCAACACAATCCTATCGCTTCAACGGATCGATGACACAATGGCTGTTAACGATTCTGAGATTGATTTCCGCGGTCAGAGCGGATCGGATCCGACTGAG TATGCTATTAACATAGGGGCTGGATACAATCGCTCTGTGATGGAGATCGAAATCCATTATCAGACCCGCTGCATTGACGATGCCCAAGCCGCCAATCTTGCAGAGAGCTTGAGCCAAGCGATCTATGGCATCATCACAAAAACGACATCCACGATAGGCGACCTGCAGATCCTCTCAAAGagacagcagcaacagcTGTGGAAGTGGAATGGAGAGGTTCCTCCGGTGGTGGAGCGGTGCGTGCACGAGCTGTTTGTGGAGCAGGCGCGGGCACGACCTGACGCGGCGGCCATCTGCGCGTGGGACGGCGAGATGAAGTACGGCGAGCTGGACGAGCTGTCGTCCAGGCTGGCCGGCTACCTAGTGGGTTTGGGCGTCGGGCCCGAAGCCATTGTTCCTCTGTGCTTCGAGAAGTCGATGTGGACGGTGGTGGCCATGCTGGCAGTGCTCAAGGCTGGCGGCGCCTTCGCTCCCCTAGACCCAGAACACCCAGCAAGTCGGCACGAGGAGATCTTCCGGCAGACTGGCGCCAGAGTGGTGCTTGCTTCGGCACAGCACTCGACGCTCTGCAGCGGCGGCAACCGCACCGTCGTGGTGGTCAGCGAGGCTGCCATGCGTGAGCTGCCCAGCGAGGCCAGCGAGGCCAGCACAACCGACAAAAGGACGACAACTCGCACAAAGGCACAGCCAGACAACCCTGCCTATGTGCTGTTCACGTCTGGGAGCACGGGAAAGCCCAAGGGCGTGGTGATTGAGCACAGGGCAATATTGACCAGCTGCTTGGGTCACGGAAAAGCCTTTAACCTTACAAGCGACTCGCGCTTTCTCCAATTCTCTTCTTACACGTTCGACGTTAGCATTATCGAGATATGGACTACGCTTCTAGTGGGTGGCTGTACTTGCGTCCCATCAGAAAGCGACAAGAAAGATGATCTTTCGAAAGCAATAAATGCTCTGGACGCGAATTGGGCATTCCTCACGCCACTGTTGCGAAGCTTCTCGATCCAGAGCGCATCCCGGGATTACAAAATCTTATCCTCGGAGCAGAACTTGTAA